tggggtgtgtgtgtgtgtgtgtgtgtgtgtgtgtgtgtgtgtgtgtgtgtgtgttttccaatcAACAAGAAAGGAACTTAATTTATATATGGCTTTGTTGActgccggaggggggggggcaccagttcTCTTCTACTTTTCAACACTTTTGTCTTGTAGAATACACAGAGCGGGCAACCTTCCTCCCAGCAGGGTTACACTGCCACGATGCAAGTCTGGTTCGTCATGAACATGCTTGGTTTCATTTCGCTCGACATGATAGGGATCCCAGGAAATCTAGCCATCCTCTGTGCCTTCCTCAAAGCCACCTGCCAGCAAAACTTCACACCCAGTGAAATCATCCTGGGCAAACTTGCACTGGCCAACCTCCTGGTGATCCTGACCAGGGGTGTCCCACTCACCTTGCAAGCATTTggcatccacaccatgcatgatAATTTGACCTGTGGCATTACCCTCTACATCTATTGTGTGAGCAGAGCCATGAGCATCTTCTTAACTTCCATGCTGGGCTGCTTCCAGTGCATCCTCATTGCTCCATGTCCTCTCAGATGCTTGCGGCTAAGGCACAGCATTCTTGCAAGACTCCCTTCCATCATGATTTCCCTTTGGTGCTTCAACCTCCTGGTCTGCTGTACACGTCTGCTTTACTCCCTGCCTCGCACCGGTACCAACTGCACCGAGGAAGAGATCACAGTAGTGTATGACTTCTGCTGTGTGGTGTTCCCTAATCAACTCTTGTACTTTGGAAATGGAGTGGTATTTGTCACTCGAGACATTCTCTTCCTGGGGTTGATGAGCCTCTCAAGTGGATACCTTCTCTACGTTTTTTGGCAGCATGGGAAACTGATGAACCGCTTGCCCATGCTACAGTTGAAGCATACAGAGATTCGAGCAGCAAAATCAGTAATGGGCCTGCTGGCCATGTACCTTCTCAGCTTTGGACTGGACAGTGTCTTCTGGATGGTCAACCTTTGTGTATCCCCAGTCTCACTGAGGTTCGCAGATGCCCGCATGTTTTTTGACTCCTGCTACTCAGCTATAAGTCCCATGTTGATTATCCTAACCAACAGAAAGATTCAGGCAGGCCTGAAGTGTGCTATTGGGAACATTCCTGGAAAGAGAGAGCTACCAAAAGCAGGCATGTCTAAGAATTGTCAGGGACAAACCAATGAGCGCATTAAAAAGTCTCGGTCTTAAATGCATATGTGTGGGGCAGCTCGTAAGATCCTCCCCACACATAGAGGGAGCTGCAGGACTGTGAGGGCTAGCCACTGTTATGGTGGCAACCATGCTCCCCCAACACCTGCTTCTGACATATGTTGAAAGGTGTTCTAGGCACATACCAATGTATGTGTCTAGAGCTCTTCCTGATTGGGCCAGAGTCCCGTAGTGCTCTGTGTGTATGCATCTGATGTACATCAAATACACTGCTATTGTGGGAGTCTAGGCTAGCTAGCCCATTAGGTCTCACAACCCCCTCCAAGCAGCTTTTCTAGGATAAGGCCTATGTGACCCTCCTTACAGATATAATCCAGTGTTATCGCCTCCATAAGGATCAAGcaatgggagaaagaaggaaagaaagaattttCCTGGGCCTTCCTGCAAAATCAGATCCATGCATCCTCTCAAGTTGACTTTCTGTTTGGGGCAAGCACACGGTcctaattgtaataataatatggaataaTATGGAACATGGTTGCCCAAATGTGATGAGctaatccaggcatgtcaaacctgcgaccctccagatgttttggcctacaactcccatgatccctagctagcaggaccagtggttggggaagatgggaattgtagtccaaaacatctggagggccacaggtttgacatgcctgaatcCATCATGTCATTAGTTGCAAATACAACTCCCCATCAACATACACAACTGGCTGCTTGAGAGTGATTTGCCTGCACAAAACTTATGCAATGGTtagactcaacaacaacaaaaagttagcATTGAATGGGAACAGAATACAAATGAACAGTCTGCAACAATTCGGTTAGTCtttgatgttattattatttctactttttaAGCTGAGGACAGTTTACCCAAAAGAAATCAGAATTAATAACAAAATACACTGTCattgaaataataaaatcacaAACTGGGCAGTTGGAATCACACTGTCTTGCAGGGTAGGGCACTGAAACTGACATTTCCCTGGAAGAGGGTGTGCAAGGGGCGATGATTAGCAGAAGTTTGATACCATTTGTCAGAGAGAAACGTTAGGGGTTTTAGGACTGTTCTGTACTACTGCCTGTTTCTCCACCAAGCCCTCATCACAGGGAATTCTGAGAACCCTATCTcaatgaggggaataggggtctcctaacaactctcagcagccataATAACCTcaagctcccagaatgctttcgGGGAAGCCAAGGTTGTTTAAAGTGATACCACAGTCGTTTGAATGCATGGTGCCATTGTGGCTGACGTCTGACCCTGAATTTCCTACTGTTTAGGGATGAAGCCCCAAACAACAGCATAGGACCATGCCATGTTTGGAGGCAGAAATGGAGCTGGATAGCTCCTGGGTCAATTCTAGAATTCTATTACACAATAAttattgtgtggtttttttcttttcccaaagttTGTCAGCATTTTCTAACAAAACCAATACAGGGGAGTGCTTtatagcaaataaaaaataaaaaattgtgatgccttaaaaacatttaattttatttattgtgttaACAGCTTTTATCTACTAGAACCTATTctgccacacagagagagagagggagagggagagactttGTAGAGCCACAATACTATTTGTTGTATATTCCAATAGATTGCATTTTGgttgaaaataatatatatataaatctctcTTGTTTTTTGCTTGGGAGGCAGACATAGGTCGCTAAAGAGAAGCCTATCTGATCTGTGGCTGGGACTAGAtcctggccagggctgatgggccTTGGAATCCAACACCTGGAGGCTCTCATGTTCCCCAATCTTGACCCACACCTTGTCCATCCTCACCTCCAACCCTGAAGTCCATGTAACTGCAATTCTACACATTCATCTTCTGCTACATTTACAAGCAACTTCCCTTGCCCCTTTCTGTTCAGTCCAACAGctgtgtatttttgctttttttaaataaaacagcagcagtagGACTTTCACATCAaaatgcttttttgccttctctGCCTACTTTAAGCACTTCACAGTAGCTTTGCAGCCCTGTGAGTCAGTAATCTACACATCGCTTCCAGGCAGCTGTTATCATCATCTCAGGTGGTGAACTTGGCCAAGAGATAAGCTGGAATAAGAAGATGAATAGCATCATTCTAAATTTTGCCCTGGATTTCCAATACACTTTGAAGCAGTAAATAGTCCTAGTTAAGCACTGGAGCTTCTGAGTTTGTTTGGCCATTCCTACCAGACAATAGTTGCTCTTCTATTTCATCTTGTCTGCTGCAGAGGAACACAGCCTTGCTGTCATTGCAAGTATGCACTGAGTGCCTTAGAGTCAATGTTGTCTCTAGGTTGTCTGGGAAACTATGCAAGACAAAAACCTGGGCATACAAGACAAGAAAGTCGTAATGGGTTCTTACTGACCTCTATTTGTCTTAATCAATAGGATTGACTCTCACTAGTTGCGAGTAGTAGTGTGAGACCTCCAGAAATTCCAAATGCCTTCATTTCTGCGAGGGGTTTAACCTAATTAAGACATCCAAGGCACATCCTAATCCAATTTATTCAAGAGTCCTGCTGGAAGATGTTCCATGCCTTAGGGAAGGGGCCCTGCCAAACactggtggtaataataataacatatatatatatatatatatatatatatatatgtgtgtgtgtgtgtgtgtgtgtgtgtgtgtgtgtgtgtgtgtgtgtgtgtgtaaattgggCATGTCCGTTCCTCTCTAATGTTCAATGAAACCACTTGACTGATAGCGTTGAAATTTGAACACAACACCACATGCGAATAAGAGAGTAACCTAAGACACTTTCCgtacacagatgtcacacctgggccacgtaaaaaacccaaaacctcgtgcttcagaacacacaactcacccaaaagtgcatgctgggaaatagaacccagaagctgacagttccttttccaaaggtgggggccaaggaatggagatacagggcagagGTCTCCGCTTGTATTTACATACTACGTAGGCTGAGCTaaggcctacagactaggcctcggctccactttacagcctacagactaggccttggctctactttacagactaggccgagtggagccctgggtggggggggggaggaggggcccaaataggtcatgggctgagctagggtggggggagtcacagggatgacctggggttgggggggagggatacctcatgggtcacgaCAGGAtaggaggaatcacagggatgagacacaatgggggagaggaaaaaaacacATAGTCCGGGGCGggcggacacatcctccccctttcctgggaaacaaggaccctgagtcaggcacagcaatgcgttcccgggccagctagtagtagtagtaataataaataattgtacgccacccatctaactgggttgccccagtgtcagggactggactgaagagggggagggggaggattggTGGAGATCACCCCCCCTCCTGATGCTGCAGAAGGAGAGAAATgcagtattgaattacagcagggctttgagcAGAGTGAAGGAAGTCATAGCTCAGAGACAAGTGAACAGAAGAGTTCACAAGTGTTAGAAGAAGGGGCGGGGAGGAAAATGTGGAAGGGGAACCAGTTGACATGTTGTCACTGGAAAgtatttctgatcccccttcCCCCAGAACTTGGCGTTCGTTAAGGGTGCAGGAACAACGGAATCAAAGGCAATTGATCATGGGTGGCCACCGTAAGAGAAAGTGCTGTTCCTaggaaggaagggggtggagCCCCAgtttggagcaatgccatttttAAGGCTTGTTGGGTTCTTTTGCATCTtgctgttaggtaaaggtaaaggtacccctgacccttaggtccagtcgcagacatcGCTGTTAAGATTGAATAAATCTCATTAAAAAGGACtctaccttgttttctctgctcttgctgcaactGAGGGAGGAATAGCCTTTCTGCAGCCTGGACAGAGCCTTGAcacccagccagtctgggcagcttccagcatatacaaaaatataataaaatattaaacattaaaaaaacttccctatataggtctgccttcagatgccttctaaaggttgtgtagttccttgtctccttgacatctgatgggaggatgttatTAAACACATTATAGGGACTTGAACATCCACTGCTTCCCATCAAGATTAGCAACCCCCAGCCAATATATGCGTAAGAAACACCTTTTTGCACCACACACACCTTTGCACCAATTACCTAAGGTGAGTAAATTTAGATCCTACTTGGACTCCAGATATGTCTTCCTCTCTGGGAAGTGCCTCCCTCAAGTGACCTAACCTGTGTGGGTAGGCTCACCCAAGGGCAggatcccaagttcaatccacAGTTCAGTCCATAGTTTTGCAAACAAACAGCCCATTGGATGTTGCCCCTTTATGTCCTAAGAAAACCACTGTTtcctgtgggcattctgaagtCCAACGCACTGGCAAATATTAAGATGGCCCCACAAACGTCCttcctttgtaaaaaaaagaaaagaaagaaaaaagccatgCTTTTCCCTATCCCCTGGTGATATTATTATATGAGTCCCTTCGCCAGTCTTCAGTAAGTGGCTGAAAGTGGGCAAGGATAAAGaaggtcctcctttcccttccactctgcaaacaaacacaaactctgggttccacccccaccccttccttaagATTGCCTAGTGCCACCTTAACTGAAGAAATTGCAACAACAGAGACTGGCAGCCAGGTAGCAGTGAATTGGGTTTGAATTTTGCTTTGCTCTTCAGATTTTCCCAGGGTTTGGGAAATCTGAATTTACAGGGAAAGAGATGGGTTCTGGATGAGGGAAATATCACGTGAACAATTCCCAGAAATGTTGGACTCAAGCAGCCTCAAACTCATGGTAAACCCCTAAGAGTTATCCACTTCTAAACCTTAGTGTTTGATTCTAGTCTGTTCATTCCTGGTCTGCATCAGCCTAGCATCAGATCAGCCTGAATTGTTCCTCTCCTAGATAGTTGGTTccccttcccacctccttcccaatgtTCCCTAATTCTTCTCCGTCTTTGCTATTTTTATACTCAGTTAGTTATGGCTCCAGGACAGCTGCCAAGCATACTTATCTCCCTTCGTTGCAAAAGTCATTTCATACGATATGGGACTTGAGGAAACCTATGAAGACTCAGCCTTCCcttgcaggggcgtacccaggatcaaaactagggggggggcaaggcacgggaggggaggggccacaacgtgggaacgtgggcggggctacggagaatgatgatgatggtgatgatgacgtaagaataaaaatgaaaataataaaaataacgtatcctcgcagcgcctggctctcgttctagatcccagcccggccgccgcctcctcctcctccctgcctggtgccttcctcctcaagaggaagcctttctgggggcggggggcagccttctccgccgacagaggcggcctggaagtgagcgctgaggcaactctctcttctccctccgccgGGGCGTCAGGCTTGGGGCCTCTTCTTCCGTGGGTGCCAGCGATCGCTAAAgatcgcggcggcggcagcagcactccTGGCGGGCGCGGCGACATCACACCTGGCAGCCGCGGGTGAACCACGCGGTGgagggcaggcgcccaggagcACGACCACTGGCAATAACAGACAGCGCTGCAGCGCCGACGGCCCcgccagcaagcccggggcggaagcagccgcgctccctcccagctcctgccgagctcccaaggagtGCAGGAGCGCCGGCGGCGCACCTGGCGGCCGCAGGTGAAccatgcagaggagggaggccgAGGGCAGGCGCCCAGAAGCGCGGCCGCTGGCAACTATAGAGACGCCGCAGCGCCGACAGCCCTGacagcaagcccggggcggaagcagccgcgctccctcccagctcctgccgagctcccaaggagtGCAGGAGCACCGGCGGCGCACCTGGCGGCCGCAGGTGAaacatgcagaggagggaggcccagggcaggcgcccaggagcGCGGCCTCTGGCAACTACAGAGACGCCGCAGCACCGACGGCCCcaccagcaagcccggggcggaagcagccgcgctccctcccagctcctgccgagctcccaaggagcgCGGCAGCGTCAGTGGCGCACCTGGCGGCCGCGGGGAAACCATGCGGTGGAGGGAGGCCGAGGGCAGGCTGTAGCACGGAGCTCGGCCACCtctcgggaagctggagggcgcagcgcggcgggcgggaacgccgaatccgcgctccgccgggctgtgctccgcctccgcctccacctctgcccaccaaccccgctggccctgcttctaggtaagggcagctgccctcacttgccccgtgctgggtacgcccatgttcccTTGGTCTCCCAACATTGCCTTTTATCTGGCTGTTTGTTGAGAAGATGTACCTTATCGAAGAGCTGGCATTCCTCCCAGGAATTCTTAAGGAACCACCGCAGGAGGAATTCAATCTTATgccagaaatttaggtttgcattattaaagtagattaaaaccctctggtgcaacaaatccactttaataaaaacacagactttttttttacaacgaagaaagtgatggggagtgagaaaagtgtgggataatgacTAATCGACAGGAAGACAAATAACCTCCACACAAACAAATGCTCAATGTACCACTATGTAATCTTTGGGCAACAATGAATGACAATAAACAGGTTATCTGAAGAAGCCTAAAGTAACCATTGGTGTCCAAGTGCTAGGGACAACTTCCTGATTTACTGCAGCTCCTCAGATAATATTTTCCCCCTTCATCCCACCTTGGGAAAGGTAATTTCTGCCATGTgctggatttatactggaccatccacaaaTAATTTAGCTTTATTTGTTGTTCTGCAATGTTTCCCCAATGTTATCACATTATTGCTGTCAGGAGGGCCACTCTTGCATTGTAATGCAACAAATGCATGACAACCCACCATCCCTAGAACATTTCTGATATAAAAAGTGGCAGAACTTCTCTGACCTTCGAAATGCAGATCTCCAGCCAACTAacctgcacaaaaatgcatatactagagtaaatttcacattaaaaaaattgaataatAGGCAAACTTGCATAGGGAaaaattaagattaaaaataaatccaagtcTTTATTAGGGGACATTGCTTCTTCACATAATCTCCAAAGTTTTCCCAATTTTGATTGAATTTCTGATTACTGCCTCCTCTGATTGAATTTGTCAATTTGTCCAGATCTACATAACTAATTACTTTTTGCTGTCATTCTCTAATATTAGGGATCTCTTGTTTTTTCCAATATTTGGCGATTAGGATTCTTGCCACTGCGTACAAAAAACcttttcatcttgtttatttatatattcatcCACCATCCCCAGTAAAAAAAGACTCAgggtttattttaatattatatttaaatattttttttcaattcctcaAATATCCCATACcaaaaaggttttattttattgcagaatTGTAAACCAAGTTTAGTATTCTCTTCTAAGTACATTTTGCCAGTGAAAAAAACCTCTAATatcagaaaacaaataaaattttaaaaaaatgcacctctACAGGTACAAGATGATT
The genomic region above belongs to Zootoca vivipara chromosome 7, rZooViv1.1, whole genome shotgun sequence and contains:
- the LOC118088503 gene encoding olfactory receptor class A-like protein 1 → MQVWFVMNMLGFISLDMIGIPGNLAILCAFLKATCQQNFTPSEIILGKLALANLLVILTRGVPLTLQAFGIHTMHDNLTCGITLYIYCVSRAMSIFLTSMLGCFQCILIAPCPLRCLRLRHSILARLPSIMISLWCFNLLVCCTRLLYSLPRTGTNCTEEEITVVYDFCCVVFPNQLLYFGNGVVFVTRDILFLGLMSLSSGYLLYVFWQHGKLMNRLPMLQLKHTEIRAAKSVMGLLAMYLLSFGLDSVFWMVNLCVSPVSLRFADARMFFDSCYSAISPMLIILTNRKIQAGLKCAIGNIPGKRELPKAGMSKNCQGQTNERIKKSRS